DNA from Bacteroides zoogleoformans:
GGATACCAAGATAGATACGAACAAAAGCGGATTGATTCTGAGCAAAGAAAGGCTGAATCATTGGCTAACCTCGACAACATCCGTGCAGCAGCGGAGAGACGTAGAAAGGAGCTTGAAGCAGAGGGAATTATTTAGCAGCTATCCTGACCCCGCCTTGCTGCTTGCGGATTATAACCCCTCCATACAGGCTAAGATTATCAAAACAGGATTTTCTTTCGCTGCTCTTGCAAAGAATGAAGCTATACCTACTCTTGGCCTGTTAAGCGGCACATACGGCGAGGAAACGCCCTTGGAGTGGCTGAAAATACAGATTGGAAGCCTGAATGATTACGCCGAGCAGGGTAGAGGTATAACCGAAAGCCAGCTGACGGAATTTACGTCGCTTATCCTGAATGAGTATTACTATCTCAACCTTGCAGAGGTGGCTAATTTCATTGCACGTTTCAAGCTTGGTTACTATGGTGAGTTTTACGGCGTTATTGGTCCGATGAAGATTGCCAGTGCCATCAGGGAGTATTTACGTGAGAGAAGAATCGATATTGAGCGGTACGAAAGGGAACAGGAGCGTATTCAGGACGAGAAGAACCGTGAGGAATGGGCTAAGACATCTATCACTCATGAAGAATATTTACGCAGAAAGGAATCACGCAAAAATGGCAAGTAGTGATATAAACAATTACATCTCGAAACGTTACGCCCGATGGCTTGACTATGCGGAGTTTCATTGCGCACATGCCGGCATCATGGGTGAAGCGTCTGATGTCCTAGACGAAGTTCTTTGCTCGCTGCTGGAGAAAGATTCACGTTTCCTCTCCCGGCTTCTCAATTCAAAGAAGAACGGATATACGGAACTTGACTTCTTCGTATTGAGGATGATAAAATTGAATGCTACTTCTCCCACTTCTCCATACCGAAGCAAATATAGGCCGATACCCACGGATGAGAATGCGGACTATTCGCGTCTTGATGTTGAGGATATGGAAGATGATTCGGAAGATGTGGCCGGAGAAACTTTGCGGCGCATGAGGCTCGTTCGTGAAATCTTTGAAGATCTTGACCTTTCCCCGTTCGCCCGCAGCGTATTCCAATATCGTTTTTTTGATGGCGGGGTGTTCAGTGAGTGGCCGGGCGATGAAAGTTTGAATGAGTTGTACGATACTTATAACGGCGTGCAAGAGCTCATCACAAAGAAAATAAACGGAAATATTCTATTTTAAATTAAAAACATTATGAAAGCATTGATTACAAAAAAAGTGACGGTAGTACGCAATGAGAACTTGTTAGATCCTGATACGGGATTGATTAAAGACGTATGCTGGGTGGGAATGAATAGCCGGATAACGGTGTATTATCTACTATTTATTCCAATTTATAGAAAAGAGGAAAAATTTAATGATGTGGATACTGCGGAATTATGAAAGATGAAATAAAATTTGACCCTAAAAACTTCCGTATTCATAACGACCGGAACAAGAAGGTTATCCGCAAGAGCCTTGAAGATTGCGGCGCCGGACGTTCCGTCTTGATGGATAAGGATAATTACTTGATAGCAGGCAATGGAGTATATGAACAGGCGCAAGAGCTTGGAATTCCGGTCCGAATCATTGAGACGGATGGCAAAGAGCTTGTTGTGGTAAAGCGAAAGGATTTAGCTCTTGGCGACAATCGACGTAAGTTGCTTGCGCTTGCTGATAATCACGCTTCCGATACGTCTGAGTTTGATATGGATCTTGTTATAGAGAACTTTTCTGCTGACGTTTTGGAGGATTGGGCGTTTTCGGTAGATGACATAGATGTTTCTGATGAATTACCATCAAGCACTGTTGTATCAAGGCGTCTTGCTGACTCGTTTATTATACCTCCTTTTTCAATCCTTGACACAAGGCAAGGAAGGTGGCAGGAACGGAAAAAGAGAATGGTTGTCTATTGGTATAAATAGCGAAATTGGGCGTGAAGGCGAGCTGACGTATGCCCGCTCCTCACAATCTCCGCATATATACGAGTTACGGAACAGATTACGCGAAAAGATGGGCTATGATCCTTCTTGGGATGAGATAGCGGAATATTGCCAAAAAAATAATATTCCGATGATGGGAGGGACATCTATTTTCGATCCTGTTCTTTGTGAATTGTCATACAGGTGGTTCAATATATCAGGCGGAGATATTATAGACCCGTTTGCGGGAGGTTCAGTGCGAGGGATAGTAGCAGCAAAATTAGGAATGGGATATAAAGGAATTGATTTACGATCGGAGCAGATTAAGGCTAATTATGAGAATGTAGCGCAAATACAGCCTCCTATAACAGAGAGAGAATGTCCTACTTGGATATGCGGTGATAGTATCGATATAGATATGCACTGCGCAGGAGTAGAGGCCGATATGATATTTAGTTGCCCTCCTTATGCAGACTTAGAGGTTTATTCGGATGATCCGCGCGATTTGTCCAATATGGAGTATGAGTCGTTCCTGAATGCTTATAAAGTAATAATTAGGAAGAGCTGCTCCTTGTTGAAGGAAAATCGCTTTGCAGTTTTTGTTGTTGGTGAAGTGAGAGCTAAAAGCGGGGAATATTATGATTTCGTAGGTGATACGGTGAAGGCTTTTAAAGAAGCAGGACTACACTACTACAACGAGATGATTATTGTTAATCAAATAGGGTCATTGGCAATGCGTGCAGGTAATCAGTTTAATCATTCCCGTAAAATAGGTAAATGTCATCAAAACGTATTAGTCTTTTACAAGGGTGATTTAAAGAAAATTCCAAGTATATATCCAGAACTCGACCTTGGTAATGTTGAAAAAGATTACGAAGAAAACATTTAAAGAAAAACATGTGATGATGGAACCCTGAAAGGATATGAAAAGCAATCGCGATGCTTGGCATGTCTTTCTCCGAAGTACAAGGAGATAGGGGTTTCTTGGATTTAATTATTAACTTTGCCGCATGAACTTTAAATGATTGCCGGCATGAAAACAATAACAGAGATGTATAAAGAATTGCTGAAAAAAAGACTGGAGCGAAAAAAACAAGAGTTATCCACTATTGAAGAATCAATCAACATGGGGGGGGTAGTTGCAGTTGAGAAGAAAAAGTATATTGAACTGAAAGCCGTAATTAACGAGCTTGAAAACATAATCGATATGGCGGAGACGATGTTTGAGAAAGACGAGTAGTGTATTTGTTATTGCCTATCTGTTGGGGGAGTTGCTGAAAAGCGGCTTCCCTTTTATATTTTAAAGAAAATACCTTTACAAATATATGACTGCGCCGAAAAAAGAATATGAGAAAAGGAAAGTAGGTAGAAAGAGCTCGTTTAAGGATGAGTATATAGAACAGTCTCTTAAGTTGTCATTGCTTGGAGCAACAGATAAGGAAATGGCTGATTTCTTCGGAGTTAGCGAACAGACATTGAATACTTGGAAGAAGAAGTATCCAGAGTTTCTTGAGTCCTTAAAAAGAGGCAAGGCTATGGCTGATGCTAATGTTGCATCCAGATTGTACAATCGTGCTATCGGATACAGTTGCCGTGCGACAAAGTTTGCAACAAACGAAGGGAAGATAACAGATAAGGTTGATTATGTAGAGCATTATCCTCCTGATACGACAGCTGCTATCTTTTGGCTGAAAAACAGGCAGCCGGAGAAATGGAGAGACCGTAAGGAGATAGACGCTAACGTTAATCTTAGCGATGAATTGGAAAGCATGTCGGATGAACAGTTAGAAAATATTATACGTGGCGAACAACAGGGAGATATTGATAAGAAAAGCGAAAGCGGCAACGATACTGCGTAAGCGAGAAGCCCGGAAAACATTCTGGGCTTTCTGCTTGTATATGGACCCGAAGTTTTTCGCAAAACGGTTGTTTCTTAAAAAGGTGGCCGATGCTTATCAGCGCGTACATGAAAAGTACTCCGATGGCCTTTCTTGGAGCCTTGCAGTCAGCATGCCACCTCGTGCCGGTAAGTCTTATATCTCTTCTCTATTTATCGCATGGATGCTCGGGCACTTTCCGGAGGAGAGTGTTATGCGTAACTGTCATTCAGATACTCTGTATAACAAATTATCATACGATGCCCGTAATATCATCCGTTCGCGTCGATTCTCGGAGATATTCCCGGATGCAAAGCTAAGCCAAGACAAACAGAACGTAAAGGGTTGGAACCTTACTGCGGCTCGGCAGGTGAGTTATTTCGGAGCAGGTGTCGGTGGTACTGTTATCGGATTCGGTGCGTCTATGCTTGCTATGACTGATGACTTGTATAAGTCTTTGGAGGATGCTCTTTCCGATACCAACAACGAAAAGGTATGGAGTTGGAAGCAGGGTACGCACGATTCACGTTTGGAAAAAAATTGTTGCCGTATCGATATTGGTACTCGTTGGTCCGCTTCGGATGTTCTTGGACGTATGGAAGAGGCCGGGAAATACGATGAGATTATACGTATAGCCGCCCTTGATGAAAACGATGAGTCGTTCTGTGAGGATGTGCACACGACTGAGTATTACCGCGAGTTGAGGCTTGAAACGGATGATAGTATATGGTGCGCGGAGTACATGCAGGAGCCTATTGAGGCTATCGGGTTACTGTTCCCTAAATCGGAGCTCATGTACTTTACGTTCGATGAACTTAAGGGCAAGACGCCGGACGGGAATATTGGTGCTTGTGACGTTGCCGACAAAGGAAACGATGACCTATGCGCCCCGTTCGCCGATGTGTACGGCGATCGCCTGTTCATCACAGATGTTGTATTTACAAAAGATGCAGTAGAGGTTACAGAACCACGCGTTGCGCAGGCAGTCATTGACAATAAGTGCGACCAAATGCGCATTGAAGCGAACAACGGTGGGCGTATCTTCGCTATTAATGTGCGAAAGACTGTAAAATGGCGTAACAGTAAGTGCGAGATACAGGCACGTCACACAACACAGAATAAAGAGACGCGTATACTGATGCGTGCAGGATGGATAAAGAAGCATTGTTTGTTCCTTGCTCCAACGGAATATAAGAAAGGATCTGACTATGACCGTTTCATGAAAGCTCTTACCAAGTATAAGAAGGAGGGAGGGAATGAACATGATGATGCACCTGACGGTATGACCATTCTTGCAGAGTTCGCAGAATCAATCGGAATGAAGACTAAGACTGCAAAGCGAAAGGTTGGGCGCGGATAGTAATTTGCTGCATCGTTATAAAACGCACGCTTGGGTATATTTTAAGAGAAAAGTATATGCCGAGTATTCAGGAGATTTTAGCAAAAGACGATTTTAGCGCTATCGTCAGCGACCTATGTAAAGATACGAGAGAGAATCGCTATCCTCGTGAGTATATGGAAGAGTATAACGGTGACCGAACACGCCGCCCGGATTCAGTAGGATTCAGGCAGCCGAAGACTATTGCCGTATATTCCGATACACTAACCGATAAGGAGGGTAACCCTGTCCGATTAGAGGATAAAACCATTCAAGTTGCAAAGGTTGTTACTAATATCCCAAAGCGTATTGTACGTACCGCTGTAGCGTTCATGTTCGGCGGGGAGATGACTCTGTCTGCGGAAGATCCTAACGAGGGGTTCGATGAGTTCAAGAAAGTCTTTGTTCGCAAGCTTAAGATGCAATCCGTATTTCGCAAGTTTGCCCGTAAAGTACTGTCAGAGACGAAAGCGGCTATCGTTTTCTATCCGGTAATAAAGCATGAAAGGGATATTGCAGGTAATGTCAAAAAGGTTTCGGTTCTTAAATGCAAGATACTATCTACTCCTAAAAGCTTGAATGAAACGTGTGAGTTCTATCCGCATTTCGATGAAGACGATGATATGGACGGATTCATTCATAAGTACAATGCGGATGTCGACGGTTCTAATTGCGAATGTATCACTATCTATACCGCCGAAACAATCTATACTGCCGTGAAGTATAACGGAGTATGGAATATCATTAAAAAACCTAACCTGTTTAAGAAGATTCCGGTTGTATATGCTGAAGTAGATGAACCCGAATGGGATTGTATCGCTAATCCTATGGATAAATACGAGATGCGTCTCTCTCGTGTGTCCGATACGAACGATTATTTCTCGGAACCGATACTGAAAACATATGGGCTTGCCAATCTGCCAAGCAAAGAAACGGTAGGTAAAGAATTGAATTTCTCAATGGAGATAGACCCAGATACGGGTACGGCGTATCATGGTGATGCGGATTATCTCGCATGGCAACAGTCTATAGACTCTGTTAAAGAAGAGCTTGACCGCCTAAAGAGCGAGATAGATTCCGGTTCGTCCACTCCAGACCTATCATTCAATAATCTTCAGGGTATCGGCAATCTTAGCGGTGTGGCCCGTAAGTTTATGACTATTGAGGCTACCATTAAGGCAAGCGAGAATATGGAGGTATTCGGTCCCGTCGTGCAACGTGCAGTTGCTATCATACAGGCCGGCATGATTAATATTTCGCACACTAAATATGCCTCACAGCTCGAAGATAACTATATCGATGTAGAGTTTGGTACTGTTCTTCCCGAGGACGTTGCCGAAGAGTTAAAGAATCTTGAAACAGCCTCACAGTTTAACTCAATGGAAACAATCATCAAAAACTCACCATATACGGATAACGTGCAGGAAGAGCTTGCGAGAAAGAAACAGGATGACAAAGATGAGGCATCCAACAGGGCTATGCCGGGATTTACATTTGCTGAATAATGAAGAAGATTCGTTCACTTGCTTTTCATGACCGGCAGCATATACAGCGGATATTAATGCAGCAGAATGCTGTCGGTTTGGCTTTCAATCAATTTATCGCCACTGTCTCACCTCATCTTCGTAAATGGACCGACCGTGGAGGAGATAGTGTGTGGGTGCGCAATTCCTCTGTAGAGAAAGCTATTGACAAGGCTTTATTGGTATTGCAGGCTTCCCTACAACAGAATATTACCGAATTTCAGGCTGATGCTTGGAAGGGGGCTAATATAAAGAATGATGATATGGTTTCCCGTTTCATAGACGGTATGGCTATTTCTTCGCTACGCAGGGATGGAATGTTCCGTCAAAACATGGAAGCGTTCAGAGGACTGCAAAAGGAGGTTGACGCAAACGGGTTGAATGTATCACAGAAGGTCTGGAAAATTACCGATCAGGCGAAAACCAACCTCGAGTTCTATCTTGATAGCGGTATATCCTCTGGGAGAAGCGCATCAGGGATAAGCAGTGACATTCGTCAAATCTTGGATAAACCGGATAAGAGGTTTCGCCGTGTACGTGACGAGAACGGGAAGTTGCAATTATCTAAGCCCATGGAAGAGTATCACCCTGGTGCAGGCGTATATCGTTCTTCCCGCATGAACGCTTTGCGTCTTGCCGCCACAACTACGAACGTGGCGTATAGGAAAGCAGACTATGAACGTTGGCAGAGTCTTGATTTTGTCCTTGGTATAGAGATAAGCCGTTCCCCGTCTAATCATGGTCCGTGCAAGATATGCGACGCTATGGTGGGTAAATACCCTAAGGGGTTTCAGTTCTTGGGTTTCCATCCGTTTTGTATCTGTATAGCTACTCCCATACTCCAGAAACCGGAAGATTTCGCTGACTTTTTACTTGATGATGAAATACCGAAAGAGCAACTTATTACCGATATACCTGCTGATGCCCGTAAGTTCATGCTTGATAATGAGTATATGCAGAAGTCGTATGCTTTCAGGGATAATGCGGAATGGTTCTCAGATAAACCTGTTAATAATACACAAGGCGATAAAATTATTGTAGGTAGTAATGTGCCTTCTGGGTTAAATACATTAGAGCAACAAATGTGGATTAATAATGTCCACGACACAGAAGATCGATTAAATATAACTCAAGGCAATCCGATGTCATTTGAAGAGGCTGATGGTAAGTCTCCTAATCCTAACTTTGAATCAGAATGGGGGTATAAACATAACTGTCAATCGTGTGTAGTTGCTTATGAATTACGGAGAAGAGGGTATAATGTGGAGGCTTTAATGAAGACTTTGGAAGATGATAACATCCCTCGTCAGTTGTCTTATAAAACAGAGTGGGCATGGATAGATCCTAAAACCGGACAAATGCCTAAAAAATTTAAGGCGGGAGGCGAGTATATAGACCCACTAACCAAAAAGATTAAGGTGAAAACAGAAAAAGTTATGATTAAAGAACTTATAGATAACACGAAAGTTCCGGGACGTTACCATATTGCATTTAATTGGAAAGGAAAATCAATAGAGGGTCATATAATAACGCTTGAAAGGTTGGATAATAACCAAGTAGTTTTATATGACCCACAAACGGGAGATAAAGTAAATTGGGCAGATTTAAAAAAGAGAATAAGGTTATCAGGAGGTATACGAGGATATAGGGTTGACAATATGCTGATAAACGAAAAGATTATAAATGGCGTAGTTCGGCCATCAAAGAGAAGATAGTATTTGATGTATTTCATGTAGCGTCGCTAATCTGGCAAAGTCTTGTTCGGATATTAGAATATATGTAGGATACCCGGTGCACATATTCGCAGAGGATGTGTCGTATGTAGCAAAAAAGACCATACATGAATTCCATTCCGTTTCATATAACGCTTTATCAAAGCCTATGCTCTTGACAAAAGATTCCGCTATTCTTTGTTTTTTCGAAATAATATCCGCTTTCATTCACATAGATGTCTAATAATTCAACAAATATAATAAAAAAATAATCATTCACTTATATTTTAAAGGAAAAAGTTATGAAGATTTTAGCAACAATCAAAGCCGCTCTGAAAAAGGCGGGGATACCCGAAAAATATGCGGGTAAAGTTCAAAAGTTATTCAATATTGAAAGTGAAGAAAACCTTGAGACATACATTGCGCTGTTCAAGGAGAATATTCTTCCTGATATTGAAGAGGTTGAAGGTAGTGTAAAGACTGCTGCTGAAGCTGCTGCAAAAAAAGCTATCGAAGATTACGAGAAACAGCATAATCTGAAAGATGGCAAAGCCATTAAACCGGAAAAGCCGGAAGAAACAAAGACGGATGATTTGCCGCCGGCGGTAAAAGTTCTTATTGAAGCCCAAGGCAAGCAGATTTCAGAGCTTACCGGAGTGGTGAACAAGCTTGCAAACTCTGTTACTACATCACAGAAACAGTCATCTGCTGCCGCCCTTTTCAAGGAAGCCAAGCTGCCGGAAAAGTGGCTTTCTCGTATCGATGTCAACTCTGAAAAGTCTGTAGAAGATCAAATTAAGGAATTGCAGGAAGAATGGACTGAACTCCGTCAAAGTGTTATTGATGACCAGGTGGAGACCGGCGACTACCGCCCTAATCAGTATAAACCGAAAGAAAGAACAGAGAAAGAGTGGGCCGATTTCATGAATGGGGACAAAGAAACAAGCAAGGATGCGAGCGTTGCAAGCCTCGGCTTGGATTAGTGTTTAATAAATTAATAATTGTGTCATGTTTAGAAAAAAAGAAAAAGAGTTTCAGTACCATCCCGGTATAGAGAAGATTATCGAGGATGTACAGGGTGGCG
Protein-coding regions in this window:
- a CDS encoding DUF6633 family protein gives rise to the protein MKQRELFSSYPDPALLLADYNPSIQAKIIKTGFSFAALAKNEAIPTLGLLSGTYGEETPLEWLKIQIGSLNDYAEQGRGITESQLTEFTSLILNEYYYLNLAEVANFIARFKLGYYGEFYGVIGPMKIASAIREYLRERRIDIERYEREQERIQDEKNREEWAKTSITHEEYLRRKESRKNGK
- a CDS encoding ParB N-terminal domain-containing protein, whose protein sequence is MKDEIKFDPKNFRIHNDRNKKVIRKSLEDCGAGRSVLMDKDNYLIAGNGVYEQAQELGIPVRIIETDGKELVVVKRKDLALGDNRRKLLALADNHASDTSEFDMDLVIENFSADVLEDWAFSVDDIDVSDELPSSTVVSRRLADSFIIPPFSILDTRQGRWQERKKRMVVYWYK
- a CDS encoding helix-turn-helix domain-containing protein, coding for MTAPKKEYEKRKVGRKSSFKDEYIEQSLKLSLLGATDKEMADFFGVSEQTLNTWKKKYPEFLESLKRGKAMADANVASRLYNRAIGYSCRATKFATNEGKITDKVDYVEHYPPDTTAAIFWLKNRQPEKWRDRKEIDANVNLSDELESMSDEQLENIIRGEQQGDIDKKSESGNDTA
- the terL gene encoding phage terminase large subunit translates to MDPKFFAKRLFLKKVADAYQRVHEKYSDGLSWSLAVSMPPRAGKSYISSLFIAWMLGHFPEESVMRNCHSDTLYNKLSYDARNIIRSRRFSEIFPDAKLSQDKQNVKGWNLTAARQVSYFGAGVGGTVIGFGASMLAMTDDLYKSLEDALSDTNNEKVWSWKQGTHDSRLEKNCCRIDIGTRWSASDVLGRMEEAGKYDEIIRIAALDENDESFCEDVHTTEYYRELRLETDDSIWCAEYMQEPIEAIGLLFPKSELMYFTFDELKGKTPDGNIGACDVADKGNDDLCAPFADVYGDRLFITDVVFTKDAVEVTEPRVAQAVIDNKCDQMRIEANNGGRIFAINVRKTVKWRNSKCEIQARHTTQNKETRILMRAGWIKKHCLFLAPTEYKKGSDYDRFMKALTKYKKEGGNEHDDAPDGMTILAEFAESIGMKTKTAKRKVGRG
- a CDS encoding phage portal protein, with protein sequence MPSIQEILAKDDFSAIVSDLCKDTRENRYPREYMEEYNGDRTRRPDSVGFRQPKTIAVYSDTLTDKEGNPVRLEDKTIQVAKVVTNIPKRIVRTAVAFMFGGEMTLSAEDPNEGFDEFKKVFVRKLKMQSVFRKFARKVLSETKAAIVFYPVIKHERDIAGNVKKVSVLKCKILSTPKSLNETCEFYPHFDEDDDMDGFIHKYNADVDGSNCECITIYTAETIYTAVKYNGVWNIIKKPNLFKKIPVVYAEVDEPEWDCIANPMDKYEMRLSRVSDTNDYFSEPILKTYGLANLPSKETVGKELNFSMEIDPDTGTAYHGDADYLAWQQSIDSVKEELDRLKSEIDSGSSTPDLSFNNLQGIGNLSGVARKFMTIEATIKASENMEVFGPVVQRAVAIIQAGMINISHTKYASQLEDNYIDVEFGTVLPEDVAEELKNLETASQFNSMETIIKNSPYTDNVQEELARKKQDDKDEASNRAMPGFTFAE
- a CDS encoding toxin glutamine deamidase domain-containing protein, with the protein product MKKIRSLAFHDRQHIQRILMQQNAVGLAFNQFIATVSPHLRKWTDRGGDSVWVRNSSVEKAIDKALLVLQASLQQNITEFQADAWKGANIKNDDMVSRFIDGMAISSLRRDGMFRQNMEAFRGLQKEVDANGLNVSQKVWKITDQAKTNLEFYLDSGISSGRSASGISSDIRQILDKPDKRFRRVRDENGKLQLSKPMEEYHPGAGVYRSSRMNALRLAATTTNVAYRKADYERWQSLDFVLGIEISRSPSNHGPCKICDAMVGKYPKGFQFLGFHPFCICIATPILQKPEDFADFLLDDEIPKEQLITDIPADARKFMLDNEYMQKSYAFRDNAEWFSDKPVNNTQGDKIIVGSNVPSGLNTLEQQMWINNVHDTEDRLNITQGNPMSFEEADGKSPNPNFESEWGYKHNCQSCVVAYELRRRGYNVEALMKTLEDDNIPRQLSYKTEWAWIDPKTGQMPKKFKAGGEYIDPLTKKIKVKTEKVMIKELIDNTKVPGRYHIAFNWKGKSIEGHIITLERLDNNQVVLYDPQTGDKVNWADLKKRIRLSGGIRGYRVDNMLINEKIINGVVRPSKRR